Proteins found in one Pongo pygmaeus isolate AG05252 chromosome 8, NHGRI_mPonPyg2-v2.0_pri, whole genome shotgun sequence genomic segment:
- the IDI2 gene encoding isopentenyl-diphosphate delta-isomerase 2, with the protein MVLGVGVLFCMQQFSQRSEKATPMLTLMCRIILRVLKGPGSSCTFSSTSDTQESPASERGLLHRAFSVVLFNTETRILIQQRSDTKVTFPGYFTDSCSSHPLYNPAELEEKDAIGVRQAAQRRLQAELGIPGEQISPEDIVFMTIYHHKAKSDRIWGEHEICYLLPVRKNVTVNPDPNETISILYLSQEELQELLERGARGEVKVTPWLRTIAKRFLYRWWPHLDDVTPFVELHKIHRV; encoded by the exons ATGGTGTTGGGAGTGGGTGTTCTCTTCTGCATGCAGCAGTTTTCTCAGAGATCTGAGAAGGCTACCCCAATGTTGACGTTAATGTGTCG GATTATTTTAAG GGTATTAAAGGGCCCTGGTTCATCttgcacattcagttccacatctGATACCCAGGAGTCTCCAGCTTCCGAGAGAG GGCTGCTACACCGAGCCTTCAGTGTTGTCTTGTTTAACACCGAGACTCGAATCCTGATACAGCAGAGGTCGGACACGAAAGTCACATTTCCTG GGTATTTTACTGACTCCTGTAGTAGCCACCCATTATACAACCCAGCAGAACTGGAAGAAAAGGATGCCATCGGAGTGAGGCAGGCAGCCCAGAGGCGTCTGCAAGCAGAGCTGGGAATTCCTGGGGAGCAG ATTTCTCCAGAGGACATTGTGTTCATGACAATCTATCACCACAAGGCAAAATCAGACAGAATTTGGGGAGAGCATGAAATTTGTTACCTTCTGCCTGTGAGGAAAAATGTCACTGTGAACCCGGATCCCAATGAAACAATAAGCATCCTCTACCTGTCCCAGGAGGAGCTGCAGGAGCTCCTGGAGAGGGGGGCCAGGGGTGAAGTCAAAGTCACCCCCTGGCTAAGAACCATTGCCAAGAGGTTTCTGTACCGGTGGTGGCCTCACCTGGATGATGTGACCCCGTTTGTGGAGCTTCACAAAATACACAGAGTATGA
- the IDI1 gene encoding isopentenyl-diphosphate Delta-isomerase 1 isoform X1 gives MWRGLALAQAIGCAARGRGQWAVRAADSAQSGRAPGPTGVRGRRLISVLGQIRHFVMMPEINTDHLDKQQVQLLAEMCILIDENDNKIGAETKKNCHLNENIEKGLLHRAFSVFLFNTENKLLLQQRSDAKITFPGCFTNTCCSHPLSNPAELEENDALGVRRAAQRRLKAELGIPLEEVPPEEINYLTRIHYKAQSDGIWGEHEIDYILLVRKNVTLNPDPNEIKSYCYVSKEELKELLKKAASGEIKITPWFKIIAETFLFKWWDNLNHLNQFVDHEKIYRI, from the exons ATGTGGCGCGGACTGGCGCTTGCGCAGGCGATTGGCTGCGCGGCCCGGGGGCGGGGCCAGTGGGCGGTGCGCGCCGCGGACAGTGCTCAAAGCGGACGCGCTCCGGGACCGACCGGTGTCCGTGGCCGGAGGCTGATCAG TGTTCTAGGACAGATAAGACATTTTGTAATGATGCCTGAAATAAACACTGACCACCTCGACAAGCAACAGGTTCAACTCCTGGCAGAGATGTGTATCCTTATTgatgaaaatgacaataaaattggGGCTGAGACCAAGAAGAATTGTCACCTGAATGAGAACATTGAGAAAG gATTATTGCATCGAGCTTTTAGTGTCTTCTTATTCAACACCGAAAATAAGCTTCTGCTACAGCAAAGATCAGATGCTAAGATTACCTTTCCAG GTTGTTTTACTAATACTTGTTGTAGTCATCCATTAAGTAATCCAGCCGAGCTTGAGGAAAATGACGCCCTTGGAGTGAGGCGAGCGGCACAGAGGCGGCTGAAAGCTGAGCTAGGAATTCCCTTGGAAGAG gtTCCTCCAGAAGAAATTAATTATTTAACACGAATTCACTACAAAGCTCAGTCTGATGGTATCTGGGGTGAACATGAAATTGATTACATTTTGTTGGTGAGGAAGAATGTAACTTTGAATCCAGATCCCAATGAGATTAAAAGCTATTGTTATGTGTCAAAGGAAGAACTAAAAGAACTTCTGAAAAAAGCAGCCAGTGGTGAAATTAAGATAACGCCATGGTTTAAAATTATTGCAGAGACTTTTCTCTTTAAATGGTGGGATAACTTAAATCATTTGAATCAGTTTGTTGACCATGAGAAAATATACAGAATCTGA
- the IDI1 gene encoding isopentenyl-diphosphate Delta-isomerase 1 isoform X2 — protein sequence MELDLFLGLGDVFPRLLHGLLHRAFSVFLFNTENKLLLQQRSDAKITFPGCFTNTCCSHPLSNPAELEENDALGVRRAAQRRLKAELGIPLEEVPPEEINYLTRIHYKAQSDGIWGEHEIDYILLVRKNVTLNPDPNEIKSYCYVSKEELKELLKKAASGEIKITPWFKIIAETFLFKWWDNLNHLNQFVDHEKIYRI from the exons ATGGAACTAGACCTTTTTCTTGGGTTGGGGGATGTGTTCCCGCGTCTACTACATG gATTATTGCATCGAGCTTTTAGTGTCTTCTTATTCAACACCGAAAATAAGCTTCTGCTACAGCAAAGATCAGATGCTAAGATTACCTTTCCAG GTTGTTTTACTAATACTTGTTGTAGTCATCCATTAAGTAATCCAGCCGAGCTTGAGGAAAATGACGCCCTTGGAGTGAGGCGAGCGGCACAGAGGCGGCTGAAAGCTGAGCTAGGAATTCCCTTGGAAGAG gtTCCTCCAGAAGAAATTAATTATTTAACACGAATTCACTACAAAGCTCAGTCTGATGGTATCTGGGGTGAACATGAAATTGATTACATTTTGTTGGTGAGGAAGAATGTAACTTTGAATCCAGATCCCAATGAGATTAAAAGCTATTGTTATGTGTCAAAGGAAGAACTAAAAGAACTTCTGAAAAAAGCAGCCAGTGGTGAAATTAAGATAACGCCATGGTTTAAAATTATTGCAGAGACTTTTCTCTTTAAATGGTGGGATAACTTAAATCATTTGAATCAGTTTGTTGACCATGAGAAAATATACAGAATCTGA